A part of Amblyraja radiata isolate CabotCenter1 chromosome 35, sAmbRad1.1.pri, whole genome shotgun sequence genomic DNA contains:
- the LOC116966083 gene encoding volume-regulated anion channel subunit LRRC8D-like, giving the protein MITLTELATLSESQPTHRLLKPWWDVLMDYFVVIMLMVSLLSATLLISNDKVACLPCNNVHSLNTSSRCNPPKTPSLPRKLESSTERAHVDQSSPSSSGRAGESLGDNQVKPSSPTQERRVGGHKTNLDYQQYVYISQVCYQKALPWYSKYFPYVALVHSIILMVSGNFWFKFPKTSSKVEHFVSILGKCFESPWTTKAVSETANEDSENSQHRTKMFKSVTLEPNENSDTCSSLTSCPEVTFEPPVTGSPSMNILDKQDGEQAKALFEKVRRFRAHTEDGDLIYKFYVGQAVVKAVKFMIILSYTFTFVNSITFEHICKPKIKNVTGYAVFLCTHSMAHMLQKLLITYIVLIVLYGLVCLYTLFWLFRGSLKEYSFEKVREESNFSDIPDVKNDFAFLLHMVDQYDQLYSKRFAIFLSEGCENKLLEMNLNHEWTYEKLRQHVSKNSQGKLELQLFMLSGIPKAVFDMSDLEVLKLELVPDVKLPAKMSQMAALKELYLYHCPAKVDQIAFNFLRDHLHILHVKFTDIGEIPLWVYSLKNLVELHLSGNLNSETNKAIGLESLKELRHLKILILKSNLSKIPSNVMELATHLSRLVIQNDGTKLLVLNNLKKLAMLSELELQNCELERIPHAIFSLANLQKIDLKSNNIQTIEEIVSFQHLKRLSCLKLWHNSILSIPTTISLIKNLEQLFLNNNKLESLPSALFTLRKLRHLDLSHNLLTIVPPDFQLLQNLQHFSITKNKVETLSIQLFQCLKLKTLHLGQNCITCIPPEIGQLTQLTYLELKGNHLERLPAEIGHCLLLKKTNLIVEDILFDRLPPDVKDNLAEQDFISVV; this is encoded by the coding sequence AtgatcactctgacagagcttgcCACTCTCTCGGAGAGTCAGCCCACTCATCGACTCCTCAAACCCTGGTGGGATGTTCTGATGGACTACTTTGTGGTGATTATGTTGATGGTGTCCCTCTTGTCGGCCACCTTGCTCATTTCCAACGACAAAGTTGCGTGTTTACCTTGCAACAACGTGCACAGTCTGAACACCTCGTCGAGGTGCAACCCACCTAAAACACCATCACTGCCTCGCAAGCTGGAATCCTCCACAGAGAGGGCGCATGTCGACCAAAGCAGTCCCAGTTCCTCAGGAAGAGCTGGAGAATCTTTGGGTGACAACCAAGTCAAACCATCATCTCCAACTCAGGAACGAAGAGTAGGAGGTCATAAAACAAACTTGGATTACCAGCAGTATGTTTACATCAGTCAGGTTTGTTACCAAAAGGCCTTGCCGTGGTATTCCAAGTACTTTCCTTACGTGGCCCTGGTCCACTCCATTATCCTGATGGTCAGTGGGAATTTCTGGTTCAAGTTCCCAAAAACATCCTCCAAGGTGGAACATTTTGTCTCCATTCTGGGCAAGTGTTTTGAGTCGCCTTGGACCACCAAAGCAGTTTCTGAAACCGCCAACGAAGACTCTGAAAACAGCCAGCATCGGACTAAAATGTTCAAGTCGGTGACCCTGGAGCCCAATGAGAACTCTGATACCTGCTCCTCACTCACCTCCTGCCCCGAAGTGACCTTTGAGCCACCTGTCACCGGCTCGCCGTCGATGAACATCCTGGATAAGCAGGATGGCGAGCAGGCCAAGGCTCTCTTTGAGAAGGTCCGCAGGTTCCGTGCCCACACCGAGGATGGCGACCTGATCTACAAGTTCTACGTTGGTCAGGCAGTTGTAAAGGCTGTAAAATTCATGATCATCCTGAGCTACACATTTACCTTTGTCAACTCCATCACTTTCGAACACATCTGCAAGCCCAAGATCAAAAATGTGACTGGCTATGCTGTTTTCCTCTGCACTCATAGTATGGCACACATGCTGCAGAAGCTCCTCATCACATACATTGTTCTCATTGTGCTCTACGGATTGGTGTGTCTCTACACACTGTTCTGGCTGTTCCGAGGCTCTCTGAAAGAATATTCCTTTGAGAAGGTTCGCGAGGAGAGCAACTTCAGTGACATTCCCGATGTGAAGAACGACTTTGCCTTTTTATTGCACATGGTGGACCAATATGACCAGCTCTACTCCAAGAGGTTTGCCATTTTCCTGTCCGAAGGTTGcgagaacaaactgctggagatgaACCTGAACCACGAGTGGACCTACGAGAAGCTGAGGCAGCACGTGTCCAAAAACAGCCAAGGGAAGCTCGAACTGCAGCTCTTCATGTTGTCTGGAATCCCAAAGGCCGTCTTTGACATGAGCGACCTGGAGGTGCTGAAGCTGGAGCTGGTTCCTGATGTCAAGCTGCCGGCTAAAATGTCCCAGATGGCAGCTCTGAAGGAACTCTATCTTTACCATTGCCCTGCAAAGGTCGATCAGATTGCCTTCAACTTCCTCAGAGATCACCTTCACATCTTGCATGTCAAATTCACCGATATTGGCGAGATCCCTCTGTGGGTGTACTCACTCAAAAACTTGGTGGAGTTGCACCTTTCTGGCAATTTGAATTCCGAAACCAACAAGGCCATTGGACTGGAGTCCCTGAAGGAGCTCAGGCATCTCAAAATACTTATCCTGAAGAGCAATCTCTCGAAAATCCCCTCCAATGTCATGGAACTTGCCACTCACTTGTCCAGGTTGGTCATTCAGAATGACGGCACAAAGTTACTGGTGCTCAATAATCTGAAGAAGTTAGCCATGCTCTCCGAGCTGGAGCTGCAGAACTGTGAGCTTGAGAGAATCCCACATGCAATATTCAGCCTTGCAAACCTACAGAAAATAGACCTGAAGTCCAACAACATTCAAACCATTGAGGAGATTGTCAGTTTCCAGCACCTCAAGAGGCTGTCATGCCTCAAACTTTGGCACAACTCCATTCTTTccatcccaacaaccatcagtctTATCAAAAACCTGGAGCAGCTTTTCCTGAACAACAACAAACTGGAGTCCTTGCCCAGTGCTTTGTTCACCCTTAGAAAGCTGAGGCACTTGGACTTAAGCCACAATCTGCTCACAATTGTCCCGCCAGACTTTCAGTTACTCCAGAACCTGCAGCATTTCTCCATCACCAAAAACAAGGTGGAGACCCTGTCTATTCAACTCTTCCAGTGCCTAAAGCTGAAGACTTTACATCTGGGGCAAAACTGCATCACTTGCATCCCCCCTGAGATTGGACAGTTGACACAACTCACTTACCTGGAGCTGAAAGGGAACCACTTGGAGAGACTTCCCGCTGAGATTGGCCACTGCTTATTACTGAAGAAGACAAATCTCATTGTTGAGGATATCTTGTTTGATCGTCTCCCCCCGGATGTGAAAGATAATCTCGCTGAACAAGACTTTATATCTGTTGTTTAA